A portion of the Phaeodactylum tricornutum CCAP 1055/1 chromosome 7, whole genome shotgun sequence genome contains these proteins:
- a CDS encoding predicted protein gives MIGGRASLRGTGRSPFYRGGQSGRGRGRGWGRGRGVRYLNRGSSSQRDGGGNDDIEEIGIPTDSSISVAVEGCCHGELDTIYERLQQHEAKSGRKVDLLISCGDFQSLRNLADFHSLAVPPKYRALGSFYKYYSGEKTAPILTIFVGGNHEASQALQELPYGGWVAPNIYYLATSIVRYQGIRIGGISGIHKAHDFAVGRFERPPYDRSSLRSVYHVRNVDIYRMKCISDLDPIDIIVSHDWPQGIEQYGDTNSLLRRKPFFREEIAQNCLGSPGNIEILRALKPKWWFAAHLHTRFLGSESVDRCNTNDLTDQMTRFLSLDKCLPRRHYMSILHLPVKECKDNAKLEYDLEWLAVVRKTHSL, from the exons ATGATAGGAGGTCGCGCCAGCTTGAGGGGTACAGGTAGATCGCCTTTCTATCGCGGTGGACAAAGCGGTCGTGGAAGAGGCCGAGGATGGGGAAGGGGTCGTGGAGTGCGGTATTTAAATAGAGGAAGTTCTAGTCAGCGCGACGGAGGTGGAAACGACGACATTGAAGAAATTGGCATTCCTACCGACTCGAGCATTTCTGTGGCTGTTGAAGGATGCTGCCATGGTGAGCTAGACACAATTTACGAGCGATTGCAGCAGCACGAAGCAAAGAGTGGCCGAAAGGTGGACCTTTTGATATCCTGTGGGGATTTCCAGTCACTACGGAATTTAGCCGATTTTCACAGTTTGGCCGTTCCCCCCAAATACCGGGCTCTTGGTTCCTTCTACAAATACTATTCGGGCGAGAAAACGGCACCAATCTTGACCATTTTTGTTGGTGGTAACCACGAGGCGTCACAAGCCTTACAGGAGCTTCCGTATGGAGGATGGGTTGCTCCCAACATATACTATTTGGCTACTTCTATTGTAAGATATCAGGGAATTCGCATTGGTGGAATCAGTGGTATCCACAAAGCCCACGACTTTGCTGTTGGCAGATTCGAACGTCCACCATACGATCGCTCTTCTCTTCGAAGTGTATATCATGTAAGGAACGTCGACATTTACCGTATGAAATGCATATCCGATTTGGATCCGATCGATATCATTGTGAGTCACGACTGGCCGCAAGGGATCGAGCAATACGGTGACACCAATAGTCTCCTTCGACGAAAGCCTTTCTTCCGTGAGGAAATCGCGCAAAATTGTCTCGGGAGTCCCGGAAATATTGAGATCTTGCGTGCGTTGAAACCAAAATGGTGGTTTGCCGCCCATCTACAC ACTCGCTTTCTAGGCTCTGAATCAGTCGACCGTTGTAATACAAACGATTTGACGGACCAAATGACTCGCTTTCTGTCTTTGGACAAGTGCTTACCAAGGCGGCATTATATGTCTATTTTGCACTTACCAGTAAAGGAGTGCAAAGACAATGCAAAGCTTGAGTACGATTTGGAATGGCTTGCTGTTGTTCGAAAAACACACAGTTTG
- a CDS encoding predicted protein yields the protein MVDPSTGDTSHIDEVRREADIAARLHHPNICDLVGVAADLECFCLAYDFCEGGSLLSLLTDSRRYYEYLPIALDVANGMAYLHNRNVIHRDLKPSNILLTRDHRAKIADFGMSVANAGQELTAETGTYRYMAPEVIRHESYSSNADVYSFGVCLWQLITREIPFATMTPIQAAYAVAEGRRPEIPSTTPRRLQEIIMACWDQDSHRRPSFTYIAMALADY from the coding sequence ATGGTGGATCCAAGCACTGGCGATACGTCACATATTGATGAGGTTCGTCGGGAAGCTGATATTGCCGCTCGTCTGCACCATCCCAACATTTGCGATCTTGTAGGGGTCGCCGCTGATTTAGAGTGCTTTTGTTTGGCCTACGACTTTTGCGAGGGtggttctttgctttcactTTTGACAGACTCGCGACGTTACTACGAATATCTTCCCATTGCTTTGGACGTGGCTAATGGAATGGCCTATCTCCATAACAGAAACGTTATTCACAGAGATCTCAAGCCCAGTAATATTTTGTTGACTCGCGATCATCGTGCCAAGATTGCCGACTTTGGCATGTCAGTTGCCAATGCTGGTCAGGAACTTACAGCAGAAACGGGGACTTACCGCTACATGGCTCCTGAGGTGATCCGCCATGAGTCCTATTCCAGTAATGCGGATGTATACAGCTTTGGTGTTTGCCTGTGGCAGCTTATTACACGTGAGATCCCGTTTGCTACCATGACCCCTATCCAGGCCGCGTATGCCGTTGCCGAAGGACGGCGTCCTGAGATTCCCAGCACCACTCCCCGAAGACTTCAAGAAATCATCATGGCATGTTGGGACCAGGACAGTCACCGGCGCCCTTCGTTCACATATATTGCCATGGCTTTGGCTGATTAC
- a CDS encoding predicted protein yields the protein MMVAAIRTNHKRRRQTYPMPQLRSLIILVAAEIASSRNTVSSFVATPRPLLLAPSLATYSTTKPPECTVHDVADLDCISQQLGYLPTNFVGVSARNADRVPVAIQTYPLFGGAPRRQIKTAASMPNTQLRMLGTPFPTLYWLTCPIISKAIANLEGQGHVQRIQQIVRECDDLTQRLWTCHAEYAENRWDSLTQIDRSVLENSDESSRIRDMLQYSGIAGTNVTRVVRTARENDGNPRRNEPASGWQPSIKCLHTHYAHFRSTTFSNQVKKPTINPVGEMVEELLRLEFPEVLL from the coding sequence atgaTGGTTGCGGCGATCCGCACAAATCACAAGAGACGGCGTCAAACTTATCCGATGCCACAATTACGATCGCTCATAATCCTCGTAGCGGCAGAAATTGCATCTTCCAGAAATACAGTCTCGTCTTTCGTCGCCACTCCTCGCCCTTTACTGCTCGCTCCATCGCTAGCGACCTATTCCACCACCAAGCCACCAGAATGCACGGTTCACGACGTTGCCGACCTCGATTGCATCTCGCAGCAATTGGGCTATTTGCCGACAAATTTTGTTGGTGTGTCAGCCCGTAATGCGGATCGTGTACCCGTTGCGATCCAAACCTACCCTTTGTTTGGGGGTGCACCCCGTCGTCAGATCAAAACAGCCGCAAGCATGCCGAATACGCAGTTGCGCATGTTGGGGACACCCTTCCCTACACTATACTGGTTGACCTGCCCAATAATTTCCAAGGCTATTGCGAATCTGGAAGGACAGGGCCACGTACAACGTATACAACAAATCGTGCGAGAATGTGACGATTTAACGCAACGTTTATGGACGTGTCACGCCGAGTACGCGGAAAATCGTTGGGATTCTCTGACCCAGATAGATCGATCCGTTTTGGAAAACTCGGACGAATCAAGTCGTATTCGTGACATGCTGCAATACTCCGGCATTGCTGGAACCAACGTTACGCGGGTAGTAAGGACAGCGCGCGAGAACGACGGCAATCCGCGTCGGAATGAGCCCGCGTCGGGTTGGCAACCCTCCATCAAATGTTTACACACCCACTATGCACATTTTCGAAGTACGACGTTTTCAAATCAGGTAAAGAAGCCAACGATCAATCCCGTAGGTGAAATGGTGGAGGAGCTTTTACGACTCGAGTTTCCGGAAGTACTGTTGTAG
- the SLC4A_1 gene encoding predicted protein (Plastidial HCO3-transporter, eukaryote. Protein has a signal peptide with the cleavage site: SAA-FA. N-terminal protein part is ChloroP positive and the putative transit peptide is similar to T.p. transit peptides.), whose amino-acid sequence MTNLVSRAYIVALLCMSSCWHSAAFHTTSFGKTSLGLKISSSRSPTFSSLKKAKVIASVTTKPLTKLSDSMSVVSPPVDERENNKDDETLFEGPFKGIIRDYKARLPLFASDIKDGLNVQCLAATMFLFFACLAPAVGFGGLFDVATGGAIGTVEMVSSTALCGLIYAITSAQPLTIIGSTGPVLAFVACLAQLAKMLNLPFLQLYSWTGLWTSAILFVSSITSASNLVKYLTRFTDEIFSLLISCIFVFEAVSDVGRTFSSPASTFTKALLTLTCAASTFTIATLLKGLRKTSLFPSRVRNTISNFAPTIGVVTASLIARWARVVHGTKLAGLPSLSIPAVFGTTSGRPWLVPILDFPVWARWAAFLPALMATVLLFLDQNITVRLVNNPRWKMEKGRRKNNVLDGMHADMFIVSILTAAQSLVGIPWLVAATVRSLSHVGALSKYDKEGKVVGTIEQRMTGISIHSLIGCAVLFSKPRKLLTQVPLPVLMGLFMYLGTSSLPGNEMWERVTGLFKDKTVAPKQRWSDKVPDKVTSTFTLIQVACLGAMFWVKESPFGVLFPVVIAMLAPLRFALEKQGIIKKEYMDVLDEE is encoded by the coding sequence ATGACGAATCTAGTATCCAGAGCCTATATAGTTGCGTTACTCTGCATGAGTTCCTGCTGGCATTCCGCGGCCTTTCATACTACGTCCTTCGGCAAAACATCTTTGGGTCTTAAAATTTCCTCATCAAGAAGCCCTACGTTCTCGTCCTTGAAAAAGGCGAAAGTCATAGCGTCCGTTACGACGAAGCCGCTCACTAAACTGAGTGATTCCATGTCGGTTGTGTCTCCACCTGTTGACGAACGcgaaaacaacaaagacgacgaaacacTCTTCGAAGGTCCATTCAAAGGAATCATTCGTGACTACAAGGCTCGTTTGCCCTTGTTTGCTTCGGATATTAAGGACGGTCTGAACGTGCAATGTCTGGCGGCCACCATGTTCTTGTTCTTCGCTTGTCTAGCTCCCGCAGTGGGCTTTGGTGGTCTTTTCGACGTTGCAACGGGTGGTGCAATTGGCACTGTTGAGATGGTGTCTTCGACAGCTTTGTGCGGCTTGATCTATGCAATCACTTCGGCCCAGCCGTTGACAATCATCGGATCAACTGGACCTGTTTTAGCCTTCGTAGCCTGTCTCGCACAATTGGCGAAGATGCTGAACTTGCCGTTTCTGCAACTCTATTCCTGGACAGGGTTGTGGACGTCAGcaattttgtttgtttcttcaATCACTTCTGCCTCCAATCTGGTCAAGTACCTCACACGTTTTACGGATGAAATCTTTTCGTTGCTGATTAGTTGCATATTCGTCTTTGAGGCTGTGTCTGACGTCGGGCGTACCTTCTCATCTCCGGCTTCAACCTTTACCAAAGCTCTGTTAACGTTGACATGCGCAGCCTCTACCTTTACCATTGCGACTCTGCTCAAGGGGCTCCGGAAAACATCCCTGTTCCCATCCCGAGTGCGCAACACCATATCCAATTTTGCTCCGACGATCGGTGTGGTAACGGCATCTCTCATTGCGCGCTGGGCGCGCGTCGTGCACGGCACTAAATTGGCTGGTCTCCCGAGTTTGTCCATCCCCGCAGTCTTTGGCACCACCAGTGGCCGCCCCTGGCTGGTTCCTATTCTTGACTTTCCGGTCTGGGCTCGCTGGGCCGCCTTTTTACCGGCCCTCATGGCCACTGTCTTATTGTTCCTGGACCAAAACATCACGGTGCGTCTGGTCAACAACCCTCGATGgaaaatggaaaaagggcGTCGCAAAAACAATGTTCTGGATGGCATGCACGCTGACATGTTTATCGTGTCGATTTTGACCGCTGCTCAATCATTAGTCGGAATTCCGTGGCTGGTGGCTGCGACGGTGCGTTCGTTATCTCACGTTGGTGCTTTGTCAAAGTATGACAAAGAAGGGAAAGTTGTCGGGACGATAGAGCAACGTATGACAGGTATCTCGATCCATAGCTTGATTGGCTGCGCAGTGCTTTTCAGCAAGCCCCGTAAGCTTCTGACGCAGGTACCATTGCCAGTTTTGATGGGTCTATTCATGTACTTGGGAACCAGTTCGTTGCCTGGAAACGAAATGTGGGAACGGGTGACAGGATTATTCAAGGACAAGACGGTAGCTCCCAAGCAGCGTTGGTCTGATAAAGTACCCGATAAAGTGACGTCAACGTTTACACTCATTCAAGTAGCTTGTCTGGGAGCTATGTTTTGGGTCAAGGAAAGCCCATTTGGTGTTCTGTTTCCTGTCGTCATTGCCATGCTCGCCCCACTCCGATTTGCGCTGGAAAAGCAAGGAATCATTAAGAAGGAATATATGGATGTACTTGATGAAGAGTAA
- a CDS encoding predicted protein, producing MGTPPVPEPASPLTDAEQNSQEIEGNSSEINSKFSNERLLESSARLSLATFGGAVVGLALERRSGTSGNRSGFAQWRRHGPPLPLRNANLPSLTKSWSLSCMLFAFIMESCRLSSPTTVLYNALTKNDSENQATDISFDDQVRQTGFASLGDYTLGGIVAGLAGALSKRSPPELSAEARLQLPSTILKSGRRPLVAWGLTMGLGLGLWSIFLTPAWVVISACADVSIACIKKWRVGYEVFRTFLTLNIRELVFEEINGLRLPGCCVTKFRSDGGCEQSKIAVASVSCTICTMSNRSLFIFRSARQYLANTNTRQPVAQAGVRSFATTQQAKTEGVPDSVKRVGKASAYPNEYPGQVYAFNWCLNGDGVTPLRRSAFRITKPLDLKIAGLTPPKKNPLQVKAADASQIPEAGSDNLTFEQFDEVSQRTRDLLSLSDHLYCPEGHVPGTRTSVRVITNSATLAPDILAYLDRAPRKDPPESLPITVYLLEGTEEAFAGFAIEEIEVPIPVKEEVLWTTGNESDPETEAKSVASVVVVGQKPDIKVLAAGIEMSQEALANDEIEREAKKAAAEKAKEE from the exons ATGGGAACGCCGCCGGTACCAGAGCCTGCTTCTCCGCTCACCGACGCGGAACAGAACTCGCAGGAAATAGAAGGAAATTCTTCCGAGATCAATTCAAAATTTTCTAATGAGCGTCTCTTAGAAAGTTCGGCCCGGTTGTCGCTGGCAACGTTTGGCGGAGCGGTCGTTGGTCTCGCTCTGGAACGCCGAAGCGGCACAAGCGGCAATAGATCAGGCTTCGCACAGTGGAGGCGACATGGGCCCCCTTTGCCGCTAAGGAATGCAAATTTGCCAAGCTTGACGAAATCCTGGTCATTATCATGCATGCTGTTTGCTTTCATTATGGAGTCGTGTCGATTgtcgtcgccgacgacggTCTTGTACAACGCGCTAACGAAGAATGATTCGGAGAATCAGGCGACTGACATCTCATTCGACGATCAAGTGCGACAAACCGGGTTTGCTTCACTTGGCGATTATACTCTGGGAGGTATTGTCGCCGGACTCGCAGGCGCCTTGTCCAAACGGAGCCCGCCGGAACTTAGTGCCGAAGCGCGTCTACAACTGCCGTCGACTATCTTGAAGTCGGGTCGTCGACCATTGGTAGCATGGGGACTTACCATGGGACTCGGTCTTGGTCT TTGGTCCATCTTTCTGACACCAGCGTGGGTAGTTATATCAGCCTGTGCGGATGTGAGCATTGCTTGCATTAAAAAATGGCGCGTGGGCTACGAGGTTTTTCGAACTTTTCTAACGCTAAATATACGAGAGCTCGTATTCGAAGAGATCAACGGCTTGCGTCTTCCTGGATGCTGCGTGACGAAATTTCGGTCGGACGGCGGATGTGAACAGTCAAAGATCGCGGTGGCTTCTGTTTCCTGTACCATCTGCACCATGAGCAATCGCTCTCTTTTTATTTTCCGGTCTGCTCGACAATATCTTGCGAATACTAACACACGGCAACCGGTGGCACAGGCCGGAGTTCGATCATTCG CAACAACTCAACAGGCGAAGACGGAAGGCGTGCCGGACTCGGTTAAGCGGGTTGGCAAAGCCAGTGCCTACCCAAACGAATACCCAGGTCAAGTGTACGCGTTCAATTGGTGTCTCAATGGCGATGGCGTGACGCCGCTTCGACGATCGGCCTTTCGTATTACCAAACCCCTCGATCTGAAAATCGCTGGTCTGACGCCACCCAAAAAGAATCCTCTACAAGTCAAGGCAGCGGACGCGTCCCAAATTCCTGAAGCGGGCTCCGACAATCTTACTTTCGAACAATTTGATGAAGTTTCCCAACGGACGCGAGATTTGTTGAGTCTTTCGGACCATTTGTATTGTCCAGAAGGACACGTTCCTGGAACCCGCACGAGTGTTCGTGTCATCACGAACTCGGCAACGTTGGCACCGGATATTTTGGCTTATTTGGACCGCGCACCGCGCAAGGATCCACCTGAGTCGCTGCCAATCACTGTATATTTATTGGAAGGGACGGAAGAAGCTTTTGCGGGCTTCGCGATCGAGGAAATCGAGGTGCCCATTCCAGTGAAAGAGGAGGTTCTGTGGACAACCGGAAACGAGTCGGATCCCGAAACCGAAGCCAAGTCAGTCGCATCGGTCGTTGTTGTGGGCCAAAAACCTGATATTAAAGTATTGGCAGCGGGTATCGAAATGAGCCAGGAGGCGTTAGCTAACGATGAAATCGAGCGAGAGGCGAAGAAAGCTGCCGCTGAAAAGGCGAAGGAAGAGTAA